The Triplophysa rosa linkage group LG15, Trosa_1v2, whole genome shotgun sequence genomic sequence gtgattgaaggatagacatgaaacggcttatttaattcattcaataaataatattaaactacataaagtattcttattaactgaccaaagtattacaaatgtgagaattatacattaaagcaaggattttaaagttagactttgaattttgatgtcaattccacgattgcacacacatatattacacaaagaatttagtttgattacatcagaagtaactgtaattaaattacagaaaaaataaaagtaatcccttactttactttttcaagggaaaagtaattaaattacagtaactagttacacccaacactgattctAATACATGACATGCATTGATGTGTTTATCAAGAAACAAATGAGTTTCTATTAATTTGTCATTATTAAAGttacacacacacgttacaGTGTTTAGATCATCACAGGTGTCTGAAACAGACATCTTTAAAGGGGAAACCCTTTTTTGTGCGtgtatatgtgtgcgtgtgcacatTTGCATATCTGTACACACTCAGGACAGATGAGATAAAATGATGAAGTGCATAAAGAGAGTTTGATCAAAATTCGCCACTGAAATAAGAAACTTCTGATATGAAGAATGACTCATAACTGACATTCCATTATGCACATTAACACGAAATGTTTCTCGCGGATTTTCCACCAATGTGAATCAAACCGGGGGGCGCGAGAGACTTGACGTGGCACTTCACCAGAAACCTGAACATCACCATCATAAGACAGAAGAACACCAGATTTGTGCTCAAACCCGTGACACCATAAACTTTAAAACACGTTCATAAACATCACACCGTGGTCATCCGGGCCCAGCTGATAGGACATTTAATGCAAACGTAGTATTAAAGTTGCCAACTATGTCACTCTTTAACGGAACTGCAATATAACGCAATGTCTACCAAGTTAGTTTTATGCATACCTTAAATGCACGAACTTTAAGCTTCTGCGTTATTATCATACCAATGCAAGTACATGTTGATTTCAAAAGCTTTCCAGATTGAAATTCAAGTCAACTCGTTCATGTTTTAGTACGActtttaagttgtattgtatatCTCGAAATCTCACGTGCACGTTTGATGTGAAAACCAgacgtgagagagagagagagagacgggaaaAACAGCTGGCTAAGAAACAGCGAAGACAAAAATGAGAAATCAAAAAGTCGTAAACTCACCTCAAACATCAGTCCgatcaaaataaaaatcaccaGACTGAAGACAATGTCCGCATGATTCTGAATGAGAAACTCTTGGCTGAAGAAAGGATAGCTTTTATTTCTCCTCCGAAAAGCCATTTTACACTTTTCAGATTTTCAGATGATCTTTTTTTCCTCCAAATCTGAAACTTCCACGAATCACTCCAAACTTCAGCGCGCTCACTGCGCAGGCGCGCTTTAGCCACGAACCAACGTCAGAGCGCATGCGCAGTGCACGTGTAGGGTGTGCAGCGGTTAGGTTTGTTACTGTTTGGTGCAAATCGTGcgaaaacacaaaatgttttgaagaacaGTGTCATTAAATacgttttgttttttacaaatttgttcacgaaaaatatgtttataaaaagaataattttatgatgtttttttattatattatgcactattgtttaaaataaagacCTTACAGAGTGATCACTAGCTCAAGACAATTAATATTGTTATTGCTCTAAAAGTCCATCCTGACCAGTGATGAAAGTTGCACTTCACATCAAAGGTAATAAGACAATAAACACAAACGAAATTAAGTATtgatatttttacttttatcaaTTTAGAtcattacaataatttatacatttggtATATTTCCTGGCaagaaatatatttaatgaGTAAAGAGCGAACAATCCACACCCcgaaaaagcaaacaaacattaGACTTTCTGATTTGAACTTATCGCATGGCTTACGGTTTGACTTTATTGCAAATGTTGACAGAGAGTCCTGTTGGAGACATACAGCACTACTGTTTAAGCACACACATATCCTTCATACAAAAGCATGCAATAACTACTATTGGATAGAATAACTTTCTCAAAATGCCTTATTGAAAACCAAACACAAATTGAGCACTTCAAATGGTGAAAACCACCAAGTTTTACAAATGTTAAGATATTCACTGAAAcatataaacataataaataaatgaataaataaatatctttgGATGTTTTACATAACCCCTGTAATTCTAAAACTAGATTTTCAACTGGGTAGTAAAAACCTTAAGTTTaacctgttgtgtttttgaacGTAGAAAGATTATTACACAATTTCAGCAAAGATAAATACATCACAGGAAATGTGGTACAGTAGATACAGTGCTTCACTGCTCACAACGTTCAactgatatactgtaaatgactGACGTACCAGAAACTAATAATAATACGATGACGGACAGTGCCAAATGAAATAGTTTGCTATTAAAAACCCACAGATCTGATCATTATCTGAGTTTAAGTTTGATCTATTGTCTGTATCAGGCACTATATGCCAAATATAATAATTCAAACTAGAGCCCTTCAAAAGAGTAACATCACAGTCTGACAGAATACACGTTTAACAGAACAGAGACGACAAAAGGCCTGCAACTTGTGAAAGGATTGTGCTTGTCACATCAACAGCATGTCGATTTTTTTACAGAGGTGGGCTTATGTTCAGAATGGCAAACTATCATCATGTACTAAGATTTTTGCAGATATTTTCAGTACTTTGACTTCTATTTCCAAAATGTAGCATATGGAACACACTATATGTGGACtgaatcccacaatgcaatgcgctCTATCTGACCTTCTGCGACTCCTGGACATTTTTACGCAAAATTACATCATCCACTTGCCGAACAGAAAGTaggattgtttttatttaatcccTGCATACTGCGTACCGTCACATATTATTTAGTTAAATGGCAGcaggtatacagtatatactcaaAAGCATGCAGGACGCAGGACGCTAGTATTCCATTCTGAACATAAGCACCgagacaaaaacagaacaaacgtttaaaaaatgtaaacataaaaaacatacaaGTTCAAACTTTTCCAAATCTGAATCTTCTCATAGAGTTCTAATGCCTTAAATATTTAGGTTCAAGTTTCAACGTTTGCATTTGTATAAGATGCTTGCATTTTCTGGTATAAATGAATGCCCTGCTCACTATGACAGTGATCTGTCATTGCTAAATGTTCCAGACGTTATCGGTCGCTATAATCAAATGAGATGTAATGAAGGTAAAATTGTCTATTTAGTTCACTAACGATTCACATTCTAGAGGGAAAGTATGTAAGAACACAGCAATGCAGGATGCATCAGATTATGAAGTCGATAATCAGCATGAAGGATTATCGGTGTATGATTCAAATTGACAATTCTCCACGCATCTTTTTTTACATCCCTGAATCTGGGCAGAGGAAAATCTATTACAATCTCTCACAGTAAAGTTTTAAATTCACCCGCATCTCACAAGAGACGGGTCCTGCACGCTCCAATCCCTTCACTCTTACTGGCTCTTTAGTGCTGTTAAAACCCAGCGTCCTCTTCTAAACCCCTGCGGGAGAGAACGACCTGCCTGCGGGGTCCTCTGAGGTGGGTTACAGAACTCTCTGGAAGCCCCTGTCCGTTCAGTCCGGGCGAGGATGTGTAGCAGGGCCCGGCTCGACCCAGAAGTCCCCTCATGAGATCCCTGTGCAGCCCACCGTCTGTGGAGATGGGGCTCAGCTCATCTAGCGTTTCTAGCCCGGAACCGAAACTGAAGTGCATCTCGCGGTCCAGGCGCGGGTTACTGGAGCTGCTGGGGGATTGTGGGTCTGCGCTGAAGTACAAGGTGGAGCTTGATTCGGTGGGGCAGTAGTTCGGCTCGGGACTGTCGCCAAACACGGACTTGCCCTCCGGCGAGCTCCTCTTGCACTCCGAGGCTGGCGACTCCAACGGGCTTTCCATTTCCAGACTGTCATCTTCGTCCTCCTCTGCTCTGGCTTCACTCACGCTCTCAAACTCCTCCCTGCAGTCGGACAGCGGCGCCATCGTATCGTCCCTGCTGTCGGAGGTGAGCGCGCACCCATCCTCGCTTATATCTGCCTTTTGATCCATCACCAGAATCCCAGACACGGCCCCCGCACCGTACGCCCTGTTGACCTTAGCGGGGTCGCCGGTTTTCAGGGCGAGACGGATCAGCAGCCAGTGATGGTGTCGACACTCGCCGTCCGGTTTTACCCCGCAGCTCCCGGGATGCTCCAGGAGAGATCCGGGAATTCCGGAGAGGGAACAGGAAGGGTGAGAGGACGGAAAAAGGGCGGGAGGAAGACTTTTGTCTCCAAGAGAGAATGAGGAATCGGTCTGCTGGAGACATTCCCTGCCCGTGTGCGCATGCTGATGCAAACCCTGCGAGATTTCAGTGGATTTGGGATGTAGGAATCGATAGTACAACACAAGGGCGGTCAGACCTGGAAAAGAGAAATACAGTAGGTAATAATAATATtcaaaattattatatataataaatcattattgatagaatttatataaataattatagtGATTAGTATTCATATGGATtataattgtatatatatatatatatatatatttatttaatttatataaaataattaaagtacattaataacaatacatttatttatatacatatataaattattgtataatCGTTTTTtctattatataaattgtattattttatattaatagtaaactattattaatgataataatgatcattttattatttacacaacttattatattttattacaacaattttattgtttttatacaaattACAATTGATATTGATAATAATTTTGTTGatatttttgttgaattttgttcattttaaatgcctCACCTATCTAGATCTGAAAGGACACACACATTGACACagttaaatacaaacacattattACACAAATTCTCACCAAGCAGAAAACTGCACAAAACAGCAGTGGGTGCGATCAggctatcccatgatgcatcagtAAGAATGTCAGAAGCAGCCAATAACAGTGTAGCATTCTCCAGCAGCATCACCTACACAACAGAAAAACTTCACTGATGATAactgaagtgtttttttttgttgttgattaaAGGAATataggaaaacaaaaacactccataaaatatgtatttatatcaatgtttgtcagaaaaaaaatcaagctCAATCATTCTGACTTATCAAAAGTAAACTGTTTGTACCGTGTAGAATCCCGCCATGCGGAACCGTGAGGGTCCATCCTTTACGTTGAGAAACAGGAACACGTGGACGCCTCCCAGAATCGCGTTAAACACACGCCACGACCATTGGCCCACATATATGTCCATCTGCTGGGAGACCAACCAGAGCGCAGCGATCAGCCAATGAGACGCTGTTTGGAGAAGAACAACAGATAAAGTTGTTTTCGAGGAATATAGCATCACCACTTCTCAATTCTCATCactgtaatgtaaatacagatTGATATTATTCAACttgtaaatatttacacatCGTCAAGGTAGTATCtgatgtttatttgttgttgtttttttacatttattttattctggtTTTAATAACAATAACCACATTACCGTTTTATCTACAAAAATAATCCTTGGGAATGTCATGTGTACtataattttctttctttctaaagTGTGTTCGATTCAGACCCACCCATGACACCGATGACCCAGCAGCCGAAGGTTCGGGTGAACAGGGCGAGGCTGGTGAAGCGTGCTGCTAACGTGCCCGCCCTCCACAGCAGCTGGCACAGGAGCGCTGCTGGTGGCATTTGCAAATGCCCGGGACGGATGAGACAACACGCCCGACTGTACAGCACCAACGCCCAGGACAACGAGAGCAAACACAAACCAGCACACAGAGCAActgcaatacacacacacatgaagaaCACAAACATATCATGTCCCATATCTCTGCTCTTATCAGTTATACACTCTTGCCTGTGAAACACACACTTCATCATCCTGTTACTAAAGATATATTTGTCTCTTATGTAATTGAGTTTATTTATAGTCTAGTCAacggttgttttaacttaatTCCGCAAAATGTTGTCTTGAAGTGTTTTAATTCTGTGTGTAACTACAGAGCTCAGCAGGACAGACCTGGAGACGAGAGACCGTAGCCGGGGGCGGTGAGAACGTACGTCTGCATGAACGTCTGCGGAAGGGTCATCAGAAGAACCTCCAGGAGACGCAGAGCAGACGCATCCGCGTGATGCATCACCTCCTGCGCGTGCGACTGTGACGAGCCCGGAGACGTCCATTCACCCATGCTGCAGTCCCATAACCTGACACGCCATACAAACACATGTATATGAAtgaaacattatttattcattctcatGCGTTTGAAATCTGCATGACTTGGTTTCAagccttttttttaaattaaaactaaaagaTTCTTCTTCAAAAGCTCTTAACTATAACTGGAagccaacacacaaacacacaccttttGAAGATGCCCAGGTGCAGTGTGTGTATGACGAAATTGTGGCAAATTCGTGTGTCTCCGTCGGCTCTGTGCCACCTGAAACTCAACACCTGCACCAGTGACCCCGGCAACAAGAAGGCAAAGGTCAGTCCGGCCAAACACAGCTCATCCTGCCACAGGTAGAACCCGATACAGTAAACAACTGataaacagagagaaaacaaaCCACAGACAAAGGTGTttgcattaaatatttacatctGTGCACCTGAAGTAAAGGTATTTACATGAGATGCAGATCTTATATTATCAGTAATCTGTAGTTTTAACACAGTCATCACAGTAAAACTGCAACTACGCAGTACATTTTTGTCCCTACATTTGTCAaaattttatgtaattttttgtaaaaacaaaatatggCAATtaatttatagatttttttctcaATGGTTTTGCACTATACAAGCACCATATTTCTGGCATTGCACTAAGTAGTACCATGTTTTTGTCATTGCAATATAGTACTAGCGTGATTTTGGCATTGCACTTAGAACTAGCGTGTTTTTGGCATTGCACTTAGAACTAGCGTGTTTTTGGCATTGCACTTAGAACTAGCGTGTTTTTGTCATTGCACTATAGTACTAGCGTGTTTTTGGCATTGCACTTTAGAACTAGCGTGAATTTGGCATTGCACTTTAGAACTAGCGTGTTTTTGTCATTGCACTATAGTACTAGCGTGTTTTTGGCATTGCACTNNNNNNNNNNNNNNNNNNNNNNNNNNNNNNNNNNNNNNNNNNNNNNNNNNNNNNNNNNNNNNNNNNNNNNNNNNNNNNNNNNNNNNNNNNNNNNNNNNNNNNNNNNNNNNNNNNNNNNNNNNNNNNNNNNNNNNNNNNNNNNNNNNNNNNNNNNNNNNNNNNNNNNNNNNNNNNNNNNNNNNNNNNNNNNNNNNNNNNNNNNNNNNNNNNNNNNNNNNNNNNNNNNNNNNNNNNNNNNNNNNNNNNNNNNNNNNNNNNNNNNNNNNNNNNNNNNNNNNNNNNNNNNNNNNNNNNNNNNNNNNNNNNNNNNNNNNNNNNNNNNNNNNNNNNNNNNNNNNNNNNNNNNNNNNNNNNNNNNNNNNNNNNNNNNNNNNNNNNNNNNNNNNNNNNNNNNNNNNNNNNNNNNNNNNNNNNNNNNNNNNNNNNNNNNNNNNNNNNNNNNNNNNNNNNNNNNNNNNNNNNNNNATTGCACTATACTagtaccatgtttttttgtattgcaCTATACTAGTACCATGTTTTTGCCATTGCACTATACTagtaccatgtttttttgtattgcaCTATACTAGTACCATGTTTTTGCCATTGCACTATACTagtaccatgtttttttgtattgcaCTATACTAGTACCATGTTTCTGGTATTGCACTATAGTactaccatgttttttttgtattgcaCTATACTagtaccatgttttttttggtaTTGCACTATACTagtaccatgttttttttggtaTTGCACTATACTAGTACCATGTTTCTGGTATTGCACTACGTAGTAGCCTACCAGGTTTTTTGGCATAGCATAATAGTACCACACTGGGTTTGGATATTGCACTATACAGTATTACTACTaccattgtttttgtttagaacGTGAACATGGACGATTCAGTACCACGGTACGTATTGAAGTATCGCCTGACCTGTTTATTGTCGTTATAACTGCACGCATTTGGTTGCAGTGAAATATCGGGTGCATGAGATTCATGTGTGTGCGCTGTAAGGTCACTCACGCGCAGATCTCTCCGCCAGCATCACTAGCGCGGTGGCGGCGAGCAGCAGCACGCGCGAGCAGCGCGCGCCCCCGCCGCCGCATCTTCTCCACTCCGCCACCGTTACCGGCATCTCACCGACCGGGACTCGTGCTTCCCCAGGACATCATTGTGTTTGCAGGTGTTGTTGTCAGTGGCGGATCCAGTTTCCTCGTCGTCCTGTCAAAATATCTGACGTCACGCGTTTGgattttaaagagacagtaaTACACACTCAATTATGTAATCATTCCATTGTATTTCTACAGTATACTTACATACGTATGTTTTAGATTAAATGCACATAattatgttacattttgttatgtGTATGTGGATTTTGTGTACAATCGGTGTGTCTGTTCTGTTTGTGGCGCACGCGTGTTACAGTGACCCGGACGTTTACAAAGTCAGATGATACTGTGTAACTTAGGACACCGCAAGAGAAACGTGATATTTTAGCAGGACACCTCTCAA encodes the following:
- the xkr5a gene encoding XK-related protein 5a → MPVTVAEWRRCGGGGARCSRVLLLAATALVMLAERSALVYCIGFYLWQDELCLAGLTFAFLLPGSLVQVLSFRWHRADGDTRICHNFVIHTLHLGIFKRLWDCSMGEWTSPGSSQSHAQEVMHHADASALRLLEVLLMTLPQTFMQTYVLTAPGYGLSSPVALCAGLCLLSLSWALVLYSRACCLIRPGHLQMPPAALLCQLLWRAGTLAARFTSLALFTRTFGCWVIGVMASHWLIAALWLVSQQMDIYVGQWSWRVFNAILGGVHVFLFLNVKDGPSRFRMAGFYTVMLLENATLLLAASDILTDASWDSLIAPTAVLCSFLLGLTALVLYYRFLHPKSTEISQGLHQHAHTGRECLQQTDSSFSLGDKSLPPALFPSSHPSCSLSGIPGSLLEHPGSCGVKPDGECRHHHWLLIRLALKTGDPAKVNRAYGAGAVSGILVMDQKADISEDGCALTSDSRDDTMAPLSDCREEFESVSEARAEEDEDDSLEMESPLESPASECKRSSPEGKSVFGDSPEPNYCPTESSSTLYFSADPQSPSSSSNPRLDREMHFSFGSGLETLDELSPISTDGGLHRDLMRGLLGRAGPCYTSSPGLNGQGLPESSVTHLRGPRRQVVLSRRGLEEDAGF